aatattgcacaggtgtgccttaggctggccacaataaaaggccactctgaaatgtgcagttttgctttattgggggggtcagaaaaccagtcagtatctggtgtgaccaccatttgcctcacgcagtgcaacgcatctccttcgcatagagttgatcaggttgttgattgtggcctgtggaatgttggtccactcctcttcaatggctgcgcgaagttgctggatattggcaggaactggaacatgctgtcgtatacgccgatccagagcatcccaaacatgctcaatgggtgacatgtccggtgagtatgctggccatgcaagaactgggatgttttcagcttccagtaattgtgtacagatccttgcaacatggggccgtgcattatcatgctgcaacatgaggtgatggtcgtggatgaatggcacaacaatgggcctcaggatctcgtcacgatatctctgtgcattcaaaatgctatcaataaaatgcacctgtgttcgttgtccataacatacgcctgcccataccataaccccaccgccaccatggaccactcgatccacagcgttgacatcagcaaaccgcccccccacacgacgcctcacatgctgtctgccatctgccctgaacagtgaaaactgggattcatccatgaagagaacacctctccaacgtgccagacgccatcgaatgtgagcatttgcccactcaagttggttacgacaacgaactgcagtcaggtcgagaccccgatgaggacgacgagcatgcagatgagcttccctgagacggtttctgacagtttgtgcagaaattctttggttatgcaaaccgattgttgcagcagctatccgggtggctggtctcagatgatcttggaggtgaacatgctggatgtggaggtcctgggctggtgtggttacacgtggtctgtggttgtgaggccggttggatgtactgccaaactgtctgctgtcagccattgaagaggagtggaccaacattccacaggccacaatcaacaacctgatcaactctatgcgaaggagatgcgttgcactgcgtgaggcaaatggtggtcacaccagatactgactggttttctgacccccccagaccccctcaataaagcaaaactgcacatttcagagtggccttttattgtggccagcctaaggcacacctgtgcaatattcatgctgtttaatcagtatcttgatatgccacacctgtgaggtgggatggattatctcggcaaaggagaagtgctcactaacacagatttagacagatttgtgaaccatatttgtgaggaaatggtctttagtgtggatagaaaatgttttagatctttgagttcagctcatgaaaaatgggagcaaaaacaaaagtggtgcgtttatatttttgttcagtgtacttcCAACAacaaatgtgggcttttctattgggcatgcatctctacgcCTGCCTTGCTAACTCTTAGCGAGTTGGCTTGTGTACAATGCATCCACGACAACAGAGAGCTGACAGCAAACAGGCAAGATGCTGTGTGTTGCAAACTCCACTTAAGACCCCTAATGGAAACACATACTCTGAATGCTCTgcatacatgtccaaagaatgctcctaaaacctgtgtaacagcagcataTCCCACATGCCTTAATTGGAAAATGCTAACTTTAGAGAGAAATTCTGCATATCCAACACAGTGTTCACATGACCTGTATCAAATTCTGATTATCATCATATTTGGAATATTGGTGGAATATTAGTATGCATGTAAACAAAAGCAGTGTCAATAGGAAAGTGTAACATATCTCAATTTTAACTCCTCGATAATGTTCACATCTGGCTTTCAAATCTAGGCCAAAGGAACTGATgagacatttttaaacagcACCTGTAATAAACCCTGCCCTTAAATCTCTCTCTATACCTTTGATATATAAAATCTGTCCCAATACAAGCCTGAATATTAACTGACTGAAATACTGAAGTGTATGTGAGGAAAATGTCTCTTTTGTGCCTCTACAGAGGTGTAgagtgtgtgctggtgtgtcaGCAGTCTGACCGGATCAAGCAGCGCCTTCCTGACATCCTCTCCGTATCTGTTCCTCAGACACGGCCCACAGAACTGACCCTGAATGCCTCGACAGCCCTCACTGCGGCAGCACGTCTTAGTGTCAACAGTTTTCTGACGGCACTGATGACACGTGGAGCCCtggggaaaaacaacaacaacaacaaaaaaaaaaaaacacacagagaaaactaGAGATGGGCGACAGGTGTGCTGACTTTTATAACATTTCATGCATATTCTGCCAATTTTAGACTTAAGTAATACATAGGAAGCGTGCAGCTGAGAactcactgtgacactgttgtACACTTTATCAGTCATGTTGTCTGCGACCAGCTGAATCTCGTCCTCTGTGATTTCCTCCACAGGGCGGATCTGATGAGGTTTGCACTGATTAGGCCGTGGGGTGCCACGGCGCTGTGGGGCTCTGCGTACCTGACACACAAAGACGATGATAACGACTTATTTAGCTTTAAGCTTTACACAGAAATTGACAAGTTAAAGAGTCagtcaacaaaacacacacagacctacAACAAGACCAACACATGGCAGCCTCTAACCATTACACAGTatcacaaataaaatgatggaTGGATTGGATGAAGGAATTTGGAAGTTAGAACACACTGATACAAATATTAAGACTCCAGATTTTCATTTAAACAACAGAGCTGACCTccagcagctcctcctccaaGCTGAACTCCAGCTCTTCCTCCTTAGGGACTGATAGATCTTCACTTCCCCCCATAGAGCGGGTCTGTCTGCGAGAAGCTCGCTCTGGGTTCTTCCTGGACTCTCCTCCAGAGCGTGGTGGACGCTGCAGGCAATGGTAGATAAAATCATCTCAGTAGTACATCTATTTAGAAACACGATTATTCAAAATTCTACTGACTTCTGAAGAGAAAGAACAGTGGCTAGCTTGTTACCCCAGCCTTACAATTTCGATTtcactgttgcagacaaatttccaatgtCAGAGTAAAATGAGAGTTTTACCTCAGTTAGTATGTGATTGATCTCAACTGTTTGATGTAAGGTGGAAATTAAACTCAGTCCAagctgttgtcttttttttatcttgacattccaacaaaatcaaacatgtttaacaaGCTTTTAGTCTTGGCTTATGCAAAGACTTAAGTTCAATGACATGAATGTTGTCAACAACTTAaaagtagggctgtacccaaatattcggatattcgtttctatgggtaggtattcattatgaaaatttggtattcgatattcgtttttttatttacttttttaaatttattattattattttttttttttaaacatattttttggtgctaaatgtagtctttttgttgttggtaaatgtaggttatcaataaaaatcaaaacttttaaattgcattatcaaaatgtgaaaatatagtatcgcctaccaatggagcttgtgcgcacggcacgcttgagcgcatctgtctgaggctgtggatcaatgccaagttttaccactttatcactattccctctaacttgtagctgttttttcattatcttttgaatttaatatgaattatagaaccgtttttgtcaacatttgtttcccccgttttgtacaataacttattgtttaaagtttaacaagtttcttttggaaagaaagcatagaataatgtactgaaggagactgttgtgccatcacatttttttgtggtttgagagcaaagatccggttgccgctgtgcaaaactcggcaatacaattaggtccaaAAAAACCCCCGAGTCCTCCAACGCCGCCCCGTGAGCAGAAACTGGTGGCGTTGTGGAGTGACCAAGAGTCGGTTAATTTGGTATGTATCTGATCCCCCAATCTgcacttattttagtgagaaatattaatttttaaaacagCCTGCATCTCATTCCCATGCTCTCTTCCCACTAAAATTACACTAACCAACAAAGGCTGGTAGTGGGTTGAGGCGACAAAATCCAAATATTAAATTTGTATACAGATACAGTTTCTTTATGGATTGATGCtgaattgacaagaatactgttGCCGTatgccttttatcttgtgtttctagaatTATGCATTTCTGTGGACGCATATtttttaaagggagtttggcatAATATTTTACAGCAGGAGCAGGAtaggaaataatctcaaaagcaATTTGGTTATAGTCTTGGAAATCATGACCTTGCAAGATctccagtctttgcaaaatcttacaCTGTATGAATAAAAGCTCAtggtctttagatgtgagagggtgtcagacttaagtctttaaaaaacattttttcaaagtCTTCTGGCAAACTGTAGGCATTAGCCAAGTATGTTGGTCGACCTTTTGCTCActcatattaaatataaataactgCAAAAACTCACActgtgacagattttttttttatcatcttcTACTCACAGAGCTCTTCTCTTTCGTCTTTTGTTTGGCAACTTGTTTTCTCAGAATCCCTGCACCTCCTGGCATCTTCTGCAGGTCTGCCATCAGCTGAGCCAGCTGTATGAGAATGGAGGAGAAAAGGATAAGGGACACAGCAAATAAACATATTCTCGAGCCAGTCTAGCAGGGCAAACTTTTCAGCACTTTAAACTAAGCATTTTGGCATGACACTAATGTCTCAGTTTACTAAACGTTTTTCATATTGTCATGTCAAATCTAAAACCATTGATATTCATGAACCAAGTCAAAGCCATGTGTCCTGCAGCTATGACTTATGTCTATTTCTACTGTTCAAAAAGATCTATGATGGATAATATTAATAGCTCTCTCTTTGCGGTCACATGCCATGAAAGCACCTTAAGTCTGAACTTTAATTCTGTTTTGCACCCTAGGTATTCCTCTGCACATGTCTGGGAACCACAGCTTTGAATTCAGTTTGTCACATCAGCCTGTCAGTTTCCAAACATTACTACACTATGATGGCTCTGTGTTTCTTGTTTACCATTGCTTTGTTGGCCTTGATGTTCTGTTCTCTCTTGGCGAGGAACGACAGTGATACATTTTCTTCTGAATCAGATCCACGCTCTTTCGAGGGAGACACTGCTGTCTCTTCATCATCAAATTTCACATGTCTGTTCTTCTTTGCCTGGCTGGTCTTTCCTGCCCGCTTCACCCCTCTCTTTTCTGTCAtcttttcttccttctcttcctctccttcctcctcctcctcatcatcatcagtgcacTGCTGGGTAGAGGGAGTGGAGCGGAGGGCCACCCTCAGCCTGAAGGTTTGGGCACCGGAAGATGGTTTAGACATGGCTTTCTGATGCTTGGGGGAAAGGTCAGGCTGggcttcatcttcatcttcgaAATCCGAATTCTGTTGGACATATCACAAATAGGTGTGATTTTAAATCTGGCAAATGCTTAATGTCTTACACTTTTTCCAGTAAAACTgatctgtttttgtcaaaagTTTGTGTTGTAGCAGAGCATAAAAAGCACAGCCTGTCAGATGCATTCAAGTATGACAAATCCCTACAAGGCAATATTCTTAATTTGAGAACATTTAATGTTTTCCCAATTTAAGATGTAAATTAACACTTATCTTTCAAATCTAATGCTGTGTCTGGCAATATGGAGGTCTGAATTAACTTAATTAACAAATTACTCACCTCATCACAGAGGTCGTTGATCTCACTGTCAGAAAAGCCATAAAATGTCCGCTCATTATCAGAATCCTCCGCAAACACATCGGCTAAAGCTAGCTTCTCTGTCATGGCGTTCATTCCTAAAAACCCCGCCTGAGAAAAGATACAACAACAAACTTAAAATTAATCTATATGACGTATTTAGTCTGATAAATACGTACAAATAAGttactttactattttattcTGGATGCCCGCGACCTACTAGCTTCTGAAGTTTAGCTAGCTAACGGCCCGCCCGCACACAGCTTCGTTACAATTAGCCTGATTGACAATTAGGTGTGCGTGTTTTGTAGCTC
This region of Epinephelus fuscoguttatus linkage group LG1, E.fuscoguttatus.final_Chr_v1 genomic DNA includes:
- the LOC125898141 gene encoding cell division cycle-associated protein 7-like, which codes for MNAMTEKLALADVFAEDSDNERTFYGFSDSEINDLCDENSDFEDEDEAQPDLSPKHQKAMSKPSSGAQTFRLRVALRSTPSTQQCTDDDEEEEEGEEEKEEKMTEKRGVKRAGKTSQAKKNRHVKFDDEETAVSPSKERGSDSEENVSLSFLAKREQNIKANKAMLAQLMADLQKMPGGAGILRKQVAKQKTKEKSSRPPRSGGESRKNPERASRRQTRSMGGSEDLSVPKEEELEFSLEEELLEVRRAPQRRGTPRPNQCKPHQIRPVEEITEDEIQLVADNMTDKVYNSVTGSTCHQCRQKTVDTKTCCRSEGCRGIQGQFCGPCLRNRYGEDVRKALLDPEWKCPPCRGICNCSFCRQREGRCPTGILFPLAQYHGFSDVHSYLTSLRNKLKNEDDHDVEM